The following coding sequences are from one Salvia hispanica cultivar TCC Black 2014 chromosome 3, UniMelb_Shisp_WGS_1.0, whole genome shotgun sequence window:
- the LOC125211674 gene encoding ganglioside-induced differentiation-associated protein 2 encodes MGNPSSDDFSVMVLASDLGIDARPFLSNPPPEDENWHDCPSNFPSADDQSLDFSDLDSLSFFRRENGSDKSGNRIFRIVGKYFPALVIPGERLKKYVFHKILTEMDEGPFCIVYMHSTVQKEDNSPGLTMLRWIYEELPDEYKDRLQVVYFIHPGLRSRLVFATLGRLLLSGGLYWKIKYVSRLQYLWHDIKKGQVEIPEFVQQHDDILEHRPLTDYGIEPDPMHLMEVPSTAYSYGRYDMGWSSREGSS; translated from the exons ATGGGAAATCCGTCGTCGGATGATTTCTCAGTGATGGTTCTGGCGTCGGATCTAGGCATCGACGCCCGACCCTTTCTATCCAACCCGCCGCCGGAAGACGAGAATTGGCACGACTGCCCTTCCAATTTTCCCTCCGCCGACGATCAAAGCCTAGATTTTTCCGACCTCGATTCCCTCAGCTTCTTCCGCCGCGAAAATGGCTCTGATAAGTCCGGCAACCGTATCTTCCGCATCGTTGGAAAGTATTTTCCTG CTCTTGTCATCCCGGGAGAAAGGCTTAAGAAGTATGTCTTCCATAAGATTTTGACAGAAATGGATGAAGGCCCTTTCTGCATTGTATACATGCATAGTACCGTTCAGAAGGAGGACAACTCACCTGGTCTTACAATGCTTCGGTGGATATATGAGGAACTACCTGATGAATACAAAGACAGGCTTCAGGTTGTCTACTTCATTCATCCAGGACTTCGATCGCGACTTGTCTTTGCCACTCTTGGGAGACTTCTTTTAAGTGGAGG ACTATACTGGAAAATCAAATATGTAAGCCGCCTTCAGTATCTCTGGCACGACATAAAGAAGGGACAGGTCGAGATCCCCGAGTTTGTTCAACAACATGACGATATCCTGGAACACAGACCGCTGACAGATTATGGCATCGAACCAGATCCCATGCATTTAATGGAGGTCCCATCCACGGCTTATTCATATGGGAGGTACGACATGGGGTGGTCATCCAGAGAAGGTAGTTCTTAG
- the LOC125210441 gene encoding glucan endo-1,3-beta-glucosidase, basic isoform-like, protein MNLDARTGVCYGTLGDNLRPPREIVNLIKGNNIGHIRLYNPNPTILEALQGTKISVIVGVPNDEIQGIATDPSVATSWVQNNIRKYQYVNFRYISVGNEINPADNPNIAPYIPTAMQRISDALAAVRLRRIKVSAVLSMSVIGVSYPPSAGAFRPEFRESFIDPIIKFLLKTHSDFLIDVYPYFAYASDPTNIPLDYALFTSKSVVLRDGPYQYQNLFHAMVDSVHAALEKAGGPSLKVVVTETGWPTAGGMGTTVSNAFAYNSHLFKSVKRGTPRRPRKTLDTYIFGLIDENQKTPELEKHWGIFLPNNVPKYQVSFTP, encoded by the coding sequence ATGAATTTAGATGCTAGAACGGGAGTGTGCTATGGCACCCTTGGCGACAATCTACGACCACCGAGAGAAATCGTTAATCTAATCAAGGGTAACAACATTGGTCACATTCGATTATACAACCCTAATCCGACAATCCTCGAAGCACTTCAAGGCACCAAAATCTCCGTCATCGTTGGGGTGCCCAACGACGAGATCCAAGGTATTGCGACAGATCCATCTGTCGCGACATCTTGGGTCCAAAACAACATCCGCAAGTACCAATACGTCAACTTCCGCTACATTTCCGTTGGAAACGAGATAAACCCGGCCGACAACCCCAACATCGCACCCTACATACCGACAGCCATGCAACGCATCTCCGATGCCCTGGCCGCGGTCAGGCTTCGGAGAATCAAGGTCTCCGCGGTCCTAAGCATGTCGGTTATCGGAGTATCCTACCCTCCATCGGCCGGGGCATTTCGACCCGAATTCCGCGAATCCTTCATCGATCCAATTATcaaatttcttctcaaaacaCATAGTGATTTTCTAATTGATGTGTATCCATATTTTGCATATGCTAGTGACCCCACCAATATTCCTTTAGACTATGCATTATTTACTTCTAAATCGGTTGTGCTTAGGGATGGACCATACCAATACCAAAACTTATTCCATGCCATGGTCGACTCGGTCCATGCAGCTCTCGAGAAGGCCGGTGGGCCCAGCCTCAAGGTTGTGGTGACCGAGACGGGGTGGCCCACGGCCGGAGGGATGGGGACTACCGTATCCAATGCATTCGCTTATAACTCACATTTGTTCAAGAGTGTGAAAAGGGGAACCCCTAGAAGGCCAAGGAAGACTTTGGACACTTACATTTTTGGGCTCATTGATGAGAATCAAAAAACTCCTGAACTTGAGAAGCATTGGGGAATCTTTCTTCCTAATAATGTCCCTAAATATCAAGTATCTTTTACTCCATAA